From the Hevea brasiliensis isolate MT/VB/25A 57/8 chromosome 13, ASM3005281v1, whole genome shotgun sequence genome, the window AAGGAATCTGAAGAAAGAAAAGATAAAAGGGAGAAACTACAGCATTCTGAGACGACCACCACAGAGAGAATGTCTGCCAAGAAAGAAGTTAGTGTAGCAACACTTGACAGGTACAGTTTCAAGGCCATCTCAGTAAATCTAAATCCATTGTGCCTTTGCATGTATCTACTACCTTTTTTCCCCTTAATTTCCCAGTGTTGAGATAAGGCTAGTCACCTTCTCTTTATATTAACACTGTGCATCTAATGATGGTTTTGCTTCTATTCGCTtataaagtcatattcacaaaaATGGAAAACTTGCTGAAAGCAAGAACTGAAAGTCTAACATTTTCTATGCCAGGGATGACAGCAACCTTGCTGAATTGTTGACTGAAATGGAACTGCTAAGGGAAAGGAACAAATCTATGGGAAGTGAATTAAAAGATATGCAAGAGAGATATTCAGAGATAAGCCTCAAATTTGCAGAGGTAGAAGGTGAAAGGCAACAACTAGTCATGACTGTACGCAACCTCAAGAGTGGTAAGAAGAACTAGCATTCCCTAAGATGAAGGATGTTAGAAACAGAAACGAAGCATGGGTAAAACACCCGACAGAAATGCATTTTGTGCTGCAAGGTTTGTTCTCAGCTCTTCCTCTATGAACACTTCATTAACTGTTTGAGACAAATCTACTCAAACAGCAGGTCAAAATTTCACAAAAGAATTAACTTGTCAATAAAATGTATTCGTTATCACATTCTTGCGTGTCGCATAATTTTactttgtatatatattattcatATAGGGGAAAACGGTTGAAGAATTGGTATCTGATATTATATATGTGGTAAATTTGCAGGGAATACAAATATGAAAGTGGAATGAAACGAAAAAAGAGATACCAAATATCAGAAAATCACTGTAcagaattataaatatatattggtGGCAGCAAATCCATATTTACTCTGATATTTCTCATTAACATCACCTTTGATTGTGTAACATTGAATGTGTTTTGGAATTTGATTGTGTAGCATTGAATGTGTTTTGGAATTCCAAATCAAGGGAAATTAGAATTTTGTGAATTTGTGGTCCCTGTGGTACGTAAAGCAAAGGGATAATATAATGTTAGCCTTGAATAACATGGAACCTAAGACCACTTTGAAAGTAGTTGCTGAAAGGCACGGAACAAATAAATGGTCAACAGAAACGCAAGCATAATTGAGATTAACAGGGATCCGGTGTGGTAGCAGGACATGTGCCTTAAACAAATGGTTCAGTGATTCTCACTATGACACTGCTGAGCTGCCCATGATAACCCgtgtttaaaatatttataaaattcattcaCATATCATAACAATGTTCAAAGTTCTAATCACTAAAATGATAGCATTGTTACAAATTACAAGAAAAAGATGGTATAGTGAGAGCCTGTGCAATAAAAGGATCGCATTGTTatggaatttaaaaaaaaaaaaaaaactcgttAGATATTTTGAAGTAGAAGTATAGCTTTGCAACTAAAAATTAAAGGACCAACCTCTAACTTCACTCAACGTGATCCTAGCTACGATCTACATACAAGCCACTCGTTGTACATTAATTATTTATTGCTTCCGCAACCTTTTGCTTTGTAGGTTGGCACTTCCATCGCTCCACACGAGCCTAGTTTGGCTTCCGCTATCATTCATTGCAAAAGATAGAGTCTGCATGCGATTAAGGTTCTTAGCATAATGAATTTGAATAAAAGCGTCCAAAAGACTATCACAAAAGGATCTCAAATCGCACCTGTCTTGATCTCTTATCAATGGGTGTCCTTACCTGAAGAAAAGGAGCTGAAGATCTTTCACGATTGGATGAACTTGGCAATTGTTTAGACTGCTTCTGCTTCTTTTGATTGTGCATTTTCCCAGGATTACTGCCCCCTTTGTACTTGAAAAACTCAAGAATGGATGGACTTCTTCGCTTAGTAACTTTTGATATACTGCCCGAACACCCAAAATCAGGGGTTGATGCATCACGTGGAAGAGACTGCTGCCGCATTCTCTTTTCCCGGATTCTATTAAGAAACTCTATTGTCCAGGGTGAACCTGGTTGTGGATGGTCAGAATAAATTGCTTTAGAAAGAGGTGTTCCACCATAAGGGGATACCTCCTCTTTTAACGCCAACTTGATGGTATTTCTTACAGATCCTTGCATTAAAATATCTTCCAACGGCTTTTTTGGGTGCTTTAAAGGCATGCCAGTATCAGCGTAGCTGCTATTTTGATGTAAACTTTGTCTGTGAACTTTTACAGAGGACAATAAATCTGAACCAGGGTTGATTGCAGCAGCCGTAGGAAAAGTAGGGCGATTGATTTTACCAAATGACAATCTTCTTGTAGCCGACTTTCTTGTGGAGTCTTGTTCTGTTTCTGGCAGCCAAGTTGAGAAACACATCGAGTTAGTGATAGGAGGAACATCCTTACCGAGAATATCAGTGAGGTCAATAACTTCACCTAAAAAGTCCTCATGTAGATTCTCAGATTGACTTGTTTTATTCCAGTCCACCTTGTTATTGATTTTCCTTTCTGATCCCTCATTTTGACCCCACAATTTATCATTCAAATATAACCTTGGCTTTTCAACTTCATCTAATATCACAGGACCTTTGGAGTTCTGGGAATCATATGGCTTGGAGATAGTAGAAGAATCCACTATCTGTGCAATATCCAATCCCTGTTTTTGACCAAACAAATCTTTCAAAAATGGCCGCGGCCATTGCAAATCATCAAGTTTCTCAGTATCTCTCGACATCCAACAATCATCTCCCCTTAACACTCCGGAAGGACCCTGTACATCATCAGGGAACTGGTTTAAGGGTTCAAACTGCCATGTATCATCCATATGCATGCCAAGTTTGGGGGAGATATGGATGCATTTTAGTGGTTTTGTTTCAGAAGCAACAATAAAATCACACTTATTGGAGTCAGGACCAGAGGATACAGAAGAAGAGCAGTCTGTCATTATGGATTTAGAATCCTCCCGTTCACCATAGCTGCAAAAAGCACTAAATAGAACGATACTTTCTTCAGGAACATGATAATGTTGGACTGCAAGGATCCTTTGCTCATTTGACCACTCAAAAAACTCAATAAGCATGCCTCCTGAAGACAGTATTGCATGAGCTGTCAGTGGATTTACTGAAGGAAATTTCGTAAGGAATGATTCTGCAAGAGTTTCTGATTCAGGCATTTTAGGATATATGCCCCTGCACAGCTTAGCAGCATACAAAATATTGCTTAATATGATTTCATCAGTCAACTCAGATGAATAGGAACAGAAAAGCTGCAAATCAATTCCCAGGCTTGCAGCTGTTGCATAGAGTCCATCTGAGGATTCCATTACAGTGGAAAGGAAGTTGATCTCTCCCTCAAACACCtgagaaaaataaacaaaagatATGGATATGAGTTTTAGAATAGCAAATTATCCATGAAGCACTTTTGTTGACAAGAAAATCCTAAAGAAGAGAATTTTGAAGTATTGGTCAACCATATTGCCATTATGATCTGTAGATCTAAAGGTAAATCCCTAATCTCttgtgaagagaaaaaaaaaaaaaaaataaaaactgttTTTATATGCGTATATGTGTTAAAAACAGAAAAATTGTTGAAGCAAATAGACCAAAATACCATGAATTGAATAGAAACCAGGATCATTAAAATATGAATCTTGTGACATTCTTTTTGGCACTGCTTCTTAAATATTTTCCTGCGTGCTCCCTAAAACTGTGTTTCCAACCTCTTAGAACAGAAGAGTTTTATACATAATAAATAGAAgcaggaggaattagttttgtaaAATATAGGAGTAGTTCTAAAATGCTTCAACAGTAATAAGGTAGACCTACTTGAGTATACCAATGAATTCAGCAGAAAGCTTTTTCCTATTAAGAAAGCTAAAGGGTTGCCGCTTCAAGAACCCCATAGAAATGAGAAATGCATAAACTTTATACTTCTGCAGATGGCATAACTCTTATAATCTGATGCAGAATAATAAGTAAAATCACAATTAGCAGACAGCAGTTACCAGAATGCAGCAGCTGAAAGTGAAACTTAGCAATGGCAAAACATTTGTAGCAATATTCTCAATGCAAAATGGCAAGCATGAAGAAGCTTCATATGCAGTAGTTGCTTTCTTTCTAATGTTTCTGCAATGATACCACACCAAGCAAATGGCAGAAATAATCACAACATCCACAGGCAGATCTAAATCACGTTCCAAAACTTGTAATCCCTCTTTCTCCATTGCAAGAATTTTTTGGTACGTACTTCTTCTGGATACTATCATTTCCTTGTCAAGATTTTGAGTATTCACAACAACTATGGTGTCAGGGAAAGGCATCATGCATGCTCTAgtcttttctgatttcattgcatAGGACACATTAGGAACCTCCATAGGCATATAGCAAGGTTCTACTTTATCTGCAGCTTCTGAAGTTGTTGCATAATGCTTGTTCTCAGTAGGTAGAACATTAAGCACTTCCTTCAACTTCTGGTCATCCATATTTTTTTCCACCTGAAGGATAGAATGAGACTCTCCTTCCTATgacaaggttagtgtcaatttaaTTGTACATACAATTATAATTGCAAAAATATGTAAACAACATATGGAAGAATCTACAACAATATTAGGCAGAGATAAACTAATTCTATGAAGAGAAATATCTCAGTAGCATTTCATTATGATGATGAACTGAGAACATACATGAGGAGATTAATTACAAACTCCCTAAGGTTGACCTCTATTCTATTCCCATTAAGAcaccgaaaaaaaaaaaagttaacatGAGAAAAACCAGACTTCTTCAAGCATATCTGTGAAGAATTTACCTTGGGAGATATAGCATTAGTACCATGTTCCTTGACTGCAGATTCACTTATGTCCCCACCAGTGACTTTCCCAGGATTCAAGAAAAATTCAAGATCATTGAATTTTGACATAGATTTGAATAACAGCATCTCCTTCCCAGCATTTTCTTTACCTAAATGTTCCCAATTTCCTGATTTTGAGCATTTATCATCCAACACCATACTTGAAGCAACTCCCATAAGTTGATCACTGGAAACGCCTTCAGATAAGATAACCAGTGATTCCTTATGTTCTTCCACTTTTGGCCCATTCAAAGCTTCATCAGATAAAATAACATCTACCACCCACTTTCCTTTGTCAAAAGATTCCCAATCAAAATCAATGTTGTGCAAATCCAACTCCAACGTATTCTGATATAAGGATAATATCTTACTGTTGCATTTATCATCTTCCAAGAGGTGCCAATCCAAGTATATCCCATCAGATGCTGAAAAGTGTTTTGGCTTTAGTTCAGCTAGTATTTCCTCAACAATGGCATGCAATGACCTAATCTTGTCATGGTCAGATTGAATAGGTATAAGCATTGATTTAAATGTGTCATCCACCAGAGCTAGCTCACAGCTAACAATCAATTCATTGAAATTCTTAAAGTTCTTGTCTGCTCTGAACATCCAATCACTTGTTTCTGGCTCATCAGTTGCTTGCATCTTAAAGAAGACTTCATAAATTTGAGATGAGTCCACTTCAAGGAATTCAAATTCCTGAAAAACAAATGGGCTTGTTGATAAAGAACAATATGCAGAGTCCGTTTTTTCCACCATGCCTGTAATATCCATCACCAGGTTTGTTTCTGTGGATGCCAGCTCAGTTTCAAGGCACTGCTTTGATAGACAATGGTTGGAAAGTAACTCCAAAACATCATATTGCATGGATCCCAATAGCTCCTTCCCATCTCTAAGCAGGTTATCATTCTGACTCCATTGAGTTTTCATATTTTCAAGAAATGACAAAAGTTCATCTTCCATGGACAGGTTTGTGAAAGTTCTCAGGCTTATCTCATCCACTTCCAATAAAGGAAATAAGTTACAATGGAAGTTCATATGTTCATGACCAGAATCATCATCTTCCAACACACAAGCTCTTACATCCATGTCATACTCTAAGGTAACATCTTCAACTGAATAAACTGATTCTTTCACCTTCTCAAAGTACTGCATTTTAAGCCCGGGCCTGACAGAATCCTGGATGTAGAAAGACGAATAGATAGAATGATGAAGTGTGACATTATTCTGCAGGCAACATAAAAACGTGGGAAAactaaatagtaaaatatatggAATCAACTAAAATTGAAATAGCAAAATCTTTTATCAAAAGTCTGATCTTAAGTCTAAGCAAGCAATGAAAGAAAGTTGCTAAGTGAATAAAGAGATACGAACATTGTAAACTAACTTTCAAAAACTTAACTGAATTAATTAGCT encodes:
- the LOC110658390 gene encoding protein SHORTAGE IN CHIASMATA 1 isoform X3, yielding MRTRFLNTDYFTSYHSPNETLSFLNLPVPHLPPCCLLNFEDHFSRFDPEANISLEVERLPIDSAFSKFISQVIPGKIDVDYEDFEDHQLRNADDRRWFSCGSEDIRYYEKEAKPLFEDTEEGIQKSYRYEALEKDSETTVDEKHMQRLVVIQFEAPELDEFSEEVCLFEETMEILSEVPEIVSDPDSVRPGLKMQYFEKVKESVYSVEDVTLEYDMDVRACVLEDDDSGHEHMNFHCNLFPLLEVDEISLRTFTNLSMEDELLSFLENMKTQWSQNDNLLRDGKELLGSMQYDVLELLSNHCLSKQCLETELASTETNLVMDITGMVEKTDSAYCSLSTSPFVFQEFEFLEVDSSQIYEVFFKMQATDEPETSDWMFRADKNFKNFNELIVSCELALVDDTFKSMLIPIQSDHDKIRSLHAIVEEILAELKPKHFSASDGIYLDWHLLEDDKCNSKILSLYQNTLELDLHNIDFDWESFDKGKWVVDVILSDEALNGPKVEEHKESLVILSEGVSSDQLMGVASSMVLDDKCSKSGNWEHLGKENAGKEMLLFKSMSKFNDLEFFLNPGKVTGGDISESAVKEHGTNAISPKEGESHSILQVEKNMDDQKLKEVLNVLPTENKHYATTSEAADKVEPCYMPMEVPNVSYAMKSEKTRACMMPFPDTIVVVNTQNLDKEMIVSRRSTYQKILAMEKEGLQVLERDLDLPVDVVIISAICLVWYHCRNIRKKATTAYEASSCLPFCIENIATNVLPLLSFTFSCCILVFEGEINFLSTVMESSDGLYATAASLGIDLQLFCSYSSELTDEIILSNILYAAKLCRGIYPKMPESETLAESFLTKFPSVNPLTAHAILSSGGMLIEFFEWSNEQRILAVQHYHVPEESIVLFSAFCSYGEREDSKSIMTDCSSSVSSGPDSNKCDFIVASETKPLKCIHISPKLGMHMDDTWQFEPLNQFPDDVQGPSGVLRGDDCWMSRDTEKLDDLQWPRPFLKDLFGQKQGLDIAQIVDSSTISKPYDSQNSKGPVILDEVEKPRLYLNDKLWGQNEGSERKINNKVDWNKTSQSENLHEDFLGEVIDLTDILGKDVPPITNSMCFSTWLPETEQDSTRKSATRRLSFGKINRPTFPTAAAINPGSDLLSSVKVHRQSLHQNSSYADTGMPLKHPKKPLEDILMQGSVRNTIKLALKEEVSPYGGTPLSKAIYSDHPQPGSPWTIEFLNRIREKRMRQQSLPRDASTPDFGCSGSISKVTKRRSPSILEFFKYKGGSNPGKMHNQKKQKQSKQLPSSSNRERSSAPFLQVRTPIDKRSRQTLSFAMNDSGSQTRLVWSDGSANLQSKRLRKQ